One segment of Coffea arabica cultivar ET-39 chromosome 7c, Coffea Arabica ET-39 HiFi, whole genome shotgun sequence DNA contains the following:
- the LOC113700193 gene encoding universal stress protein A-like protein, which yields MESEPTRIMMGVNESTIKGYPHASISSRGAFDWTLKKIIRSNTSGFKILFLHVQVPDEDGFDDMDSIFASPEDFRRMNHRNKIRGLHLLEYFVNRCHEVGVACEAWIKKGDPKEVICHEVRRVQPDFLVVGSRGLGPFQRVFVGTVSEFCVKHAECPVITIKRSAAESPQDPVDD from the exons ATGGAGAGCGAGCCAACTCGGATAATGATGGGAGTGAACGAGTCGACGATCAAGGGGTATCCGCATGCATCCATCAGCAGCAGAGGAGCTTTTGATTGGACTCTGAAAAAGATCATTCGCTCCAACACTTCTGGCTTCAAAATTCTTTTCCTACATGTTCAAGTTCCTGATGAAGATG GTTTTGATGATATGGATAGCATATTTGCATCACCAGAAGATTTTAGGAGAATGAATCACAGAAACAAGATCAGAGGACTTCATCTGCTAGAGTATTTTGTGAACAGATGCCATGAAGTTGGG GTTGCTTGTGAAGCATGGATCAAGAAAGGTGATCCAAAGGAAGTTATCTGTCATGAAGTTAGGCGTGTTCAACCAGACTTTCTCGTTGTTGGAAGTAGAGGACTTGGTCCATTCCAGAG AGTTTTCGTAGGAACAGTCAGTGAATTTTGTGTGAAGCATGCCGAATGTCCTGTCATCACCATCAAACGCAGTGCAGCCGAATCTCCTCAAGATCCTGTAGATGACTAG
- the LOC113697862 gene encoding large ribosomal subunit protein bL12c-like encodes MASTLSTLTLSNPKPSAATSPTHDHSPALLKQQSLLSFPLRTQNPLLLHRTAFVRPLAAVDAPEKVVQLGDEISNLTLADAQKLVEYLQDKLGVSAASFAPVAVAAPVDAAAAGGAAPVVEEKTEFDVVIEDVPSNSRIATIKAVRALTSLALKEAKELIEGLPKKFKEGISKEEAEDAKKQLEEAGAKVAIV; translated from the coding sequence ATGGCTTCCACTCTATCAACACTCACACTCTCCAATCCCAAGCCCTCCGCCGCGACTTCGCCTACCCACGACCATTCACCTGCTCTCCTTAAGCAGCAATCCCTATTATCTTTTCCTCTGCGCACCCAAAATCCACTCCTCCTTCACCGCACAGCATTTGTCCGCCCCCTCGCCGCCGTCGATGCTCCGGAGAAAGTTGTACAACTCGGTGACGAAATTTCCAACCTAACTCTGGCCGATGCTCAAAAGCTCGTCGAGTACCTCCAGGACAAACTAGGAGTATCAGCCGCATCGTTTGCCCCCGTCGCGGTTGCCGCTCCCGTGGACGCAGCTGCGGCCGGTGGAGCCGCACCAGTCGTGGAGGAGAAGACGGAGTTCGATGTGGTCATCGAGGACGTGCCTAGCAACTCCAGAATTGCAACGATCAAAGCCGTTAGGGCTTTGACGAGTTTAGCTTTGAAGGAGGCCAAGGAGTTGATTGAAGGCCTGCCTAAGAAGTTTAAAGAAGGTATTTCCAAGGAGGAGGCTGAAGATGCTAAGAAGCAGCTTGAAGAAGCTGGTGCCAAGGTTGCCATTGTTTAG
- the LOC113699388 gene encoding monodehydroascorbate reductase 4, peroxisomal isoform X2, producing the protein MGRAFVYVILGGGVAAGYAAQEFVKRGVSHGELCIISEEPVAPYERPALSKGFLLPEGSNEERLTPKWYKEHGIELILGTRVKSADVRRKTLLTVTGETISYKILIVATGARALKLEEFGVTGSDAENVCYLRDLADATRLVSVMQSCKDGNAVVIGGGYIGMECAASLVINKINVTMVFPEAHCMGRLFSPKIASYYEEFYKSKGVKFIKGTVLTSFDLNSDGKVTAVSLRDGSKLPADMVVIGIGIRANTSLFEGQLTLEKGGIKVNGKMQSSNTSVYAVGDVAAFPVKMFAETRRLEHVDSARKSARHAVAAIMEPEKTGEFDYLPFFYSRVFTLSWQFYGDNAGEVIHFGDFSGKTFGAYWINKGHLVGSFLEGGTKEQYEGIAKATRLKPAIEDLGELERQGLGFALTASQKPSSSSPPLVAGSSNLVIEKPLHAWYATAGVIVAASVAAFAYWYGRRRRRW; encoded by the exons ATGGGAAGGGCATTTGTGTATGTGATATTGGGAGGGGGAGTGGCAGCTGGGTATGCAGCTCAGGAGTTTGTCAAGAGAGGTGTTTCTCATGGTGAACTCTGCATCATTTCTGAAGAGCCT GTTGCACCCTATGAAAGGCCTGCTTTGAGCAAAGGTTTCTTACTTCCAGAAG GATCCAATGAAGAAAGATTAACTCCAAAATGGTACAAGGAGCATG GAATTGAGTTGATTCTTGGAACTCGCGTTAAGTCTGCAGATGTGAGGCGCAAGACACTTTTGACAGTGACTGGAGAAACAATAAGCTATAAAATTCTTATCGTTGCAACAGGTGCTAGG GCCTTGAAGCTTGAGGAGTTTGGTGTGACTGGATCAGATGCTGAAAATGTTTGTTATTTGAGGGATTTGGCTGATGCAACAAGGCTTGTAAGCGTTATGCAATCTTGTAAGGATGGGAATGCCGTCGTCATTGGTGGGGGTTATATAGGAATGGAATGTGCTGCTTCCTTGGtgataaacaaaataaatgtcACTATGGTCTTCCCTGAGGCTCATTGCA TGGGCCGGCTATTTTCACCAAAGATTGCAAGTTACTATGAAGAATTTTACAAGTCTAAAGGAGTGAAGTTTATAAAGGGAACTGTCTTGACTTCATTTGATTTAAATTCTGATGGGAAG GTCACCGCAGTTAGTCTTAGAGATGGCAGTAAGCTTCCTGCTGATATGGTTGTGATTGGGATTGGGATCCGTGCAAACACAAGCCTGTTTGAAGGCCAACTAACTCTGGAGAAAGGTGGGATTAAGGTGAATGGGAAGATGCAATCGAGCAACACTTCAGTCTATGCAGTTGGGGATGTTGCCGCTTTTCCAGTAAAAATGTTTGCTGAAACACGCAGACTTGAGCATGTAGATTCTGCGAGGAAGTCAGCAAGGCATGCTGTTGCTGCTATCATGGAGCCAGAAAAGACGGGTGAATTCGACTACCTGCCATTCTTCTACTCCCGCGTCTTCACATTGTCTTGGCAGTTTTATGGAGACAACGCAGGGGAAGTAATTCATTTTGGGGATTTCTCGGGAAAGACTTTTGGGGCTTATTGGATTAATAAGGGTCATCTTGTTGGTTCTTTTCTGGAGGGTGGAACCAAAGAGCAGTACGAAGGTATAGCCAAGGCCACGAGGCTTAAACCGGCAATTGAAGACCTGGGTGAGCTTGAGAGGCAGGGACTGGGATTTGCTTTGACAGCAAGCCAGAaaccatcatcatcatcacctCCTCTTGTTGCTGGCAGTTCTAATCTCGTCATCGAGAAACCATTACACGCTTGGTACGCAACTGCGGGTGTGATTGTGGCTGCATCAGTAGCAGCCTTTGCATACTGGTATGGCAGGAGGCGACGAAGATGGTGA
- the LOC113699955 gene encoding PWWP domain-containing protein 6-like — protein sequence MATPEETSRLRTLADAVSEPALSAAVGSGLAGPDKNRALSRGIPGGFDVNKVSEEAEEEEEEMEDSVVAVTKRTEISLVETRMTLGTGLEGTEKLGHGVALGLGSSDGKIGPANGSASVLAKSGIIEDLNADNGGNAIVKMDGETGAGDDADSIDGHGYSVGDLVWGKIKSHPWWPGQIYDPKHASDYALKFSHTGRLLVAYFGDGSFAWCQPSQLIPFAEHFEDMCKQSNSKSFVTAVQEAVDEIGRLVELEMICKCVPEENRKGLHSPLAANAGIKAGVLVPEGGIGKLLSFRYDSAELLATVQSIAESVSFAGVLELAILKSWLSAFYRARGGYWLPVYYEGLQIEGLEGNNRTAVEDKNDSIVPIEVPVQGPHEKDWSLALVGPGNGPAPSDDQNHHGRKQKSVAEIMAEGTDKKSQSRKRSIVTQGTNASSSAKQKRKDDEDGNQNGSVQSSGTVRKRSRKKISSAENGHVQPQEEIHKNSLSSKLNEDEIAFADDNDGEGAKGTEEISSPRERKKSKYLSPPYTNSRFRSGNPIFKNELQKESEKISKIARMGERMTKAAGILLEPPPLVKCNAQTVEEKLPLNGKQGQQKIIDSADVNAPVKEVLAGIKSGAVNHLHSSDGEFPDFIRGFISAFRSSVRSNQSNYTPKRLPGRKRKSVSSEQGDLGNLDVKSAEAKYPRTIDKRSARDKSDKSKLKKNARPKDRQVDGKSPPESLVVTFAPGFSLPAKDDVIRIFSKFGVLNEKETVVFPESASVQIAYSSPGGAEEALRESLKQSPFGSRSVNYKVRHSSASSMAVESSHNTSSDNPVASWPAAGEKSQLVSIRQKLEIMTSMLEKCDGKISTEEVYHLDAEIKPLLEKVRKMAEDVSQ from the coding sequence ATGGCAACACCCGAAGAAACTTCCAGACTCAGAACCCTAGCCGACGCTGTAAGCGAGCCGGCCCTGTCTGCTGCTGTCGGTTCGGGTCTCGCAGGCCCCGATAAAAATCGGGCGCTGTCCCGCGGCATCCCTGGCGGGTTCGATGTAAATAAAGTGAGTGAAGaggcggaggaggaggaggaggagatggAGGACAGTGTTGTGGCGGTGACTAAACGAACTGAGATTTCCCTGGTGGAGACGAGGATGACGCTGGGCACCGGTTTGGAAGGTACTGAGAAGTTGGGGCACGGGGTTGCTCTTGGTCTTGGCAGCTCGGATGGGAAAATTGGGCCCGCGAATGGATCTGCATCCGTCCTTGCCAAAAGTGGTATTATTGAGGATTTAAATGCTGATAATGGAGGGAATGCTATCGTGAAAATGGATGGAGAGACAGGTGCTGGTGATGATGCTGATTCTATAGACGGGCATGGCTATTCCGTAGGTGACCTTGTTTGGGGGAAAATCAAGAGCCATCCATGGTGGCCTGGGCAAATATATGATCCTAAACATGCTTCAGATTATGCACTTAAGTTTAGTCACACAGGTCGCCTGCTCGTCGCATACTTTGGTGATGGTTCTTTTGCTTGGTGTCAGCCATCGCAGTTGATACCATTTGCTGAGCATTTTGAAGATATGTGTAAACAAAGCAATTCTAAGAGTTTTGTGACTGCTGTTCAAGAGGCTGTTGACGAAATTGGTAGACTTGTGGAATTAGAAATGATTTGTAAATGTGTGCCCGAAGAGAACAGGAAGGGGCTTCATAGCCCGCTGGCTGCAAATGCAGGGATTAAGGCGGGAGTCTTAGTGCCCGAAGGAGGTATTGGTAAACTTTTGTCCTTTAGGTATGACTCGGCTGAATTGCTCGCAACCGTTCAAAGTATTGCTGAGTCAGTTTCTTTTGCTGGTGTTCTTGAACTTGCAATCTTGAAGAGTTGGCTGTCTGCCTTTTATCGTGCCAGAGGTGGTTATTGGTTGCCTGTTTATTATGAAGGCCTGCAAATTGAAGGCCTTGAAGGCAACAATAGGACTGCGGTTGAGGACAAAAATGATTCCATTGTTCCCATTGAGGTTCCTGTCCAGGGGCCACATGAAAAAGACTGGTCTTTAGCATTGGTGGGCCCTGGAAATGGCCCAGCACCTTCTGATGATCAGAATCATCATGGGAGGAAGCAGAAGAGTGTTGCTGAAATCATGGCTGAGGGTACAGATAAGAAGTCCCAGAGTAGGAAAAGAAGTATTGTCACACAGGGAACAAATGCTAGCAGCTCtgcaaaacaaaagagaaaggaTGATGAAGATGGAAATCAGAATGGCAGCGTTCAATCTTCTGGAACGGTGAGGAAGAGAAGTAGAAAGAAGATCTCTAGTGCGGAGAATGGTCATGTTCAACCTCAGGAGGAAATTCATAAAAATTCTCTCTCAAGTAAGCTGAACGAGGATGAAATTGCTTTTGCTGATGATAATGATGGTGAAGGCGCAAAAGGGACCGAAGAGATTTCATCTCctagggaaagaaaaaagagcaaGTACCTATCCCCTCCATACACAAATTCGCGGTTCAGGTCCGGGAATCCAATTTTCAAGAATGAGTTGCAAAAAGAATCAGAGAAAATTAGTAAGATTGCTAGGATGGGTGAGCGCATGACTAAGGCTGCTGGAATCCTTCTCGAGCCACCCCCTCTAGTTAAGTGCAATGCTCAGACTGTGGAGGAAAAATTGCCTTTAAATGGTAAGCAAGGTCAGCAGAAGATTATTGACTCTGCAGATGTCAATGCACCAGTGAAGGAGGTGCTAGCAGGAATTAAATCTGGAGCTGTTAATCATTTGCACTCTTCGGATGGAGAATTCCCTGATTTTATCAGGGGATTCATCTCTGCATTCAGAAGCTCTGTCCGTTCTAATCAATCAAATTACACTCCTAAAAGGCTGCCTGGTAGGAAGAGGAAATCGGTGAGCTCCGAACAAGGAGATCTGGGTAACCTTGATGTCAAGTCAGCTGAGGCTAAATATCCACGAACCATTGACAAAAGGAGTGCCCGAGATAAGTCTGATAAATCTAAACTTAAAAAGAATGCCAGACCTAAGGATAGGCAAGTCGATGGAAAATCTCCTCCTGAATCTCTAGTTGTGACATTTGCCCCTGGATTTTCCTTGCCAGCAAAGGATGATGTCATCAGAATATTTAGCAAATTTGGGGTTTTAAATGAAAAGGAAACAGTTGTGTTCCCCGAATCTGCTAGCGTTCAGATTGCATACTCCAGTCCTGGAGGTGCAGAAGAAGCCTTGCGAGAATCATTAAAGCAGAGTCCTTTCGGCTCCCGTAGTGTTAATTACAAGGTTCGGCATTCCTCAGCTTCTTCAATGGCTGTGGAGTCCAGTCATAATACTTCCTCTGATAACCCAGTTGCTTCGTGGCCAGCCGCTGGTGAGAAATCTCAGCTTGTTTCCATCAGACAGAAACTCGAGATTATGACATCCATGCTGGAAAAATGTGATGGTAAAATTTCAACTGAGGAGGTATACCATTTGGATGCCGAGATAAAGCCACTGTTGGAGAAGGTGAGGAAGATGGCTGAGGATGTTTCACAATAG
- the LOC113699388 gene encoding monodehydroascorbate reductase 4, peroxisomal isoform X3: MGRAFVYVILGGGVAAGYAAQEFVKRGVSHGELCIISEEPVAPYERPALSKGFLLPEGIELILGTRVKSADVRRKTLLTVTGETISYKILIVATGARALKLEEFGVTGSDAENVCYLRDLADATRLVSVMQSCKDGNAVVIGGGYIGMECAASLVINKINVTMVFPEAHCMGRLFSPKIASYYEEFYKSKGVKFIKGTVLTSFDLNSDGKVTAVSLRDGSKLPADMVVIGIGIRANTSLFEGQLTLEKGGIKVNGKMQSSNTSVYAVGDVAAFPVKMFAETRRLEHVDSARKSARHAVAAIMEPEKTGEFDYLPFFYSRVFTLSWQFYGDNAGEVIHFGDFSGKTFGAYWINKGHLVGSFLEGGTKEQYEGIAKATRLKPAIEDLGELERQGLGFALTASQKPSSSSPPLVAGSSNLVIEKPLHAWYATAGVIVAASVAAFAYWYGRRRRRW; the protein is encoded by the exons ATGGGAAGGGCATTTGTGTATGTGATATTGGGAGGGGGAGTGGCAGCTGGGTATGCAGCTCAGGAGTTTGTCAAGAGAGGTGTTTCTCATGGTGAACTCTGCATCATTTCTGAAGAGCCT GTTGCACCCTATGAAAGGCCTGCTTTGAGCAAAGGTTTCTTACTTCCAGAAG GAATTGAGTTGATTCTTGGAACTCGCGTTAAGTCTGCAGATGTGAGGCGCAAGACACTTTTGACAGTGACTGGAGAAACAATAAGCTATAAAATTCTTATCGTTGCAACAGGTGCTAGG GCCTTGAAGCTTGAGGAGTTTGGTGTGACTGGATCAGATGCTGAAAATGTTTGTTATTTGAGGGATTTGGCTGATGCAACAAGGCTTGTAAGCGTTATGCAATCTTGTAAGGATGGGAATGCCGTCGTCATTGGTGGGGGTTATATAGGAATGGAATGTGCTGCTTCCTTGGtgataaacaaaataaatgtcACTATGGTCTTCCCTGAGGCTCATTGCA TGGGCCGGCTATTTTCACCAAAGATTGCAAGTTACTATGAAGAATTTTACAAGTCTAAAGGAGTGAAGTTTATAAAGGGAACTGTCTTGACTTCATTTGATTTAAATTCTGATGGGAAG GTCACCGCAGTTAGTCTTAGAGATGGCAGTAAGCTTCCTGCTGATATGGTTGTGATTGGGATTGGGATCCGTGCAAACACAAGCCTGTTTGAAGGCCAACTAACTCTGGAGAAAGGTGGGATTAAGGTGAATGGGAAGATGCAATCGAGCAACACTTCAGTCTATGCAGTTGGGGATGTTGCCGCTTTTCCAGTAAAAATGTTTGCTGAAACACGCAGACTTGAGCATGTAGATTCTGCGAGGAAGTCAGCAAGGCATGCTGTTGCTGCTATCATGGAGCCAGAAAAGACGGGTGAATTCGACTACCTGCCATTCTTCTACTCCCGCGTCTTCACATTGTCTTGGCAGTTTTATGGAGACAACGCAGGGGAAGTAATTCATTTTGGGGATTTCTCGGGAAAGACTTTTGGGGCTTATTGGATTAATAAGGGTCATCTTGTTGGTTCTTTTCTGGAGGGTGGAACCAAAGAGCAGTACGAAGGTATAGCCAAGGCCACGAGGCTTAAACCGGCAATTGAAGACCTGGGTGAGCTTGAGAGGCAGGGACTGGGATTTGCTTTGACAGCAAGCCAGAaaccatcatcatcatcacctCCTCTTGTTGCTGGCAGTTCTAATCTCGTCATCGAGAAACCATTACACGCTTGGTACGCAACTGCGGGTGTGATTGTGGCTGCATCAGTAGCAGCCTTTGCATACTGGTATGGCAGGAGGCGACGAAGATGGTGA
- the LOC113699388 gene encoding monodehydroascorbate reductase 4, peroxisomal isoform X1, producing the protein MGRAFVYVILGGGVAAGYAAQEFVKRGVSHGELCIISEEPVAPYERPALSKGFLLPEDPARLPSFHCCVGSNEERLTPKWYKEHGIELILGTRVKSADVRRKTLLTVTGETISYKILIVATGARALKLEEFGVTGSDAENVCYLRDLADATRLVSVMQSCKDGNAVVIGGGYIGMECAASLVINKINVTMVFPEAHCMGRLFSPKIASYYEEFYKSKGVKFIKGTVLTSFDLNSDGKVTAVSLRDGSKLPADMVVIGIGIRANTSLFEGQLTLEKGGIKVNGKMQSSNTSVYAVGDVAAFPVKMFAETRRLEHVDSARKSARHAVAAIMEPEKTGEFDYLPFFYSRVFTLSWQFYGDNAGEVIHFGDFSGKTFGAYWINKGHLVGSFLEGGTKEQYEGIAKATRLKPAIEDLGELERQGLGFALTASQKPSSSSPPLVAGSSNLVIEKPLHAWYATAGVIVAASVAAFAYWYGRRRRRW; encoded by the exons ATGGGAAGGGCATTTGTGTATGTGATATTGGGAGGGGGAGTGGCAGCTGGGTATGCAGCTCAGGAGTTTGTCAAGAGAGGTGTTTCTCATGGTGAACTCTGCATCATTTCTGAAGAGCCT GTTGCACCCTATGAAAGGCCTGCTTTGAGCAAAGGTTTCTTACTTCCAGAAG ATCCTGCACGACTTCCTTCATTTCACTGTTGTGTAGGATCCAATGAAGAAAGATTAACTCCAAAATGGTACAAGGAGCATG GAATTGAGTTGATTCTTGGAACTCGCGTTAAGTCTGCAGATGTGAGGCGCAAGACACTTTTGACAGTGACTGGAGAAACAATAAGCTATAAAATTCTTATCGTTGCAACAGGTGCTAGG GCCTTGAAGCTTGAGGAGTTTGGTGTGACTGGATCAGATGCTGAAAATGTTTGTTATTTGAGGGATTTGGCTGATGCAACAAGGCTTGTAAGCGTTATGCAATCTTGTAAGGATGGGAATGCCGTCGTCATTGGTGGGGGTTATATAGGAATGGAATGTGCTGCTTCCTTGGtgataaacaaaataaatgtcACTATGGTCTTCCCTGAGGCTCATTGCA TGGGCCGGCTATTTTCACCAAAGATTGCAAGTTACTATGAAGAATTTTACAAGTCTAAAGGAGTGAAGTTTATAAAGGGAACTGTCTTGACTTCATTTGATTTAAATTCTGATGGGAAG GTCACCGCAGTTAGTCTTAGAGATGGCAGTAAGCTTCCTGCTGATATGGTTGTGATTGGGATTGGGATCCGTGCAAACACAAGCCTGTTTGAAGGCCAACTAACTCTGGAGAAAGGTGGGATTAAGGTGAATGGGAAGATGCAATCGAGCAACACTTCAGTCTATGCAGTTGGGGATGTTGCCGCTTTTCCAGTAAAAATGTTTGCTGAAACACGCAGACTTGAGCATGTAGATTCTGCGAGGAAGTCAGCAAGGCATGCTGTTGCTGCTATCATGGAGCCAGAAAAGACGGGTGAATTCGACTACCTGCCATTCTTCTACTCCCGCGTCTTCACATTGTCTTGGCAGTTTTATGGAGACAACGCAGGGGAAGTAATTCATTTTGGGGATTTCTCGGGAAAGACTTTTGGGGCTTATTGGATTAATAAGGGTCATCTTGTTGGTTCTTTTCTGGAGGGTGGAACCAAAGAGCAGTACGAAGGTATAGCCAAGGCCACGAGGCTTAAACCGGCAATTGAAGACCTGGGTGAGCTTGAGAGGCAGGGACTGGGATTTGCTTTGACAGCAAGCCAGAaaccatcatcatcatcacctCCTCTTGTTGCTGGCAGTTCTAATCTCGTCATCGAGAAACCATTACACGCTTGGTACGCAACTGCGGGTGTGATTGTGGCTGCATCAGTAGCAGCCTTTGCATACTGGTATGGCAGGAGGCGACGAAGATGGTGA